In Castanea sativa cultivar Marrone di Chiusa Pesio chromosome 6, ASM4071231v1, a single window of DNA contains:
- the LOC142641041 gene encoding ethylene-responsive transcription factor ERF027-like, translated as MAKNPSNVRRNNPYRTANVRREETTLNTHTTATISTSSSTITTATSPISVSEGFSGQPGSSPSSSSSSTTKHKKFRGARSRSGKWVSEIRQPRKATRIWLGTYPTQDMAATAYDVAALALKGPDTVLNFPDLILWYPIPLSTSPVDIRAAAACAAEAMMERSSESGSAFHGATHLRRSDEDYFIDEEELLNMPSLLVNMAEGMLLTPPRIQSKSSSDESGGDENGDGDGDGLWSYAY; from the coding sequence ATGGCCAAGAATCCTTCTAACGTACGCCGAAACAACCCATATAGAACCGCTAATGTGCGCCGGGAGGAAACGACCCTGAACACTCATACCACAGCAACAATATCTACTTCAAGTTCTACAATCACCACCGCCACGTCACCGATATCTGTATCGGAAGGGTTTTCGGGTCAACCCGGATCGTCGcccagtagtagtagtagtagtaccACTAAGCACAAGAAGTTTCGGGGCGCTCGGAGTCGAAGCGGCAAATGGGTATCCGAGATACGCCAGCCACGTAAAGCCACGCGCATTTGGCTCGGCACGTACCCGACGCAGGACATGGCGGCGACGGCGTATGACGTGGCGGCCTTGGCCCTGAAGGGCCCCGACACGGTGTTAAACTTCCCGGACTTGATTCTCTGGTACCCGATACCGCTTTCGACGTCGCCCGTTGACATACGCGCCGCTGCTGCGTGTGCTGCTGAGGCGATGATGGAAAGATCGTCGGAGAGTGGCAGTGCTTTTCACGGAGCGACACATCTTAGACGCAGTGACGAAGATTACTTCATTGACGAAGAAGAGTTGCTGAACATGCCCAGTTTGCTGGTCAATATGGCAGAAGGGATGCTCTTAACTCCGCCTAGGATTCAGTCAAAGTCGTCTTCTGATGAATCCGGTGGTGACGAaaatggagatggagatggagatgggtTATGGAGTTACGCATATTAA